The proteins below are encoded in one region of Virgibacillus dokdonensis:
- a CDS encoding HTTM domain-containing protein, which produces MNTIYNKLTTQKHMLIGASLIRIAFGLLILYFYFIHYGQRRFLWGPNGMQEHETFTQNLITTSNFSLYQLNDSILYFEIIFHMGIVVALLFTLGFMGRLTAILNFVFIWSLQHVNVLILDGGDNVMRIILFYLLFANTTAFFSLDRYRRKEKIPSSITATPISNSFHNLAILASIIQVSFMYLTSGMHKIMGEVWQNGTALYYILQVDEYTHPFFKEFILSSNILLLIGAYGAIFAQITYPFLLFNRYTKYIAIFNIIAMHVGIAIVMGLFTFSATMISIQLLLLKDKEYAWAYAIIKNLSSKWKLRKGRKYEAEHVEQA; this is translated from the coding sequence TTGAATACTATTTACAATAAGCTAACTACACAAAAACATATGTTAATCGGCGCTAGTTTAATCAGAATTGCTTTTGGTCTATTAATTTTATATTTTTATTTTATTCATTATGGACAACGACGATTTCTGTGGGGTCCAAATGGCATGCAGGAGCACGAGACTTTTACGCAAAATCTAATCACCACTAGCAATTTTTCTTTGTATCAATTAAATGATTCTATCTTGTACTTTGAAATCATTTTTCATATGGGCATTGTAGTCGCTTTGCTCTTTACCTTAGGTTTCATGGGTCGACTAACAGCCATCTTAAATTTTGTTTTTATTTGGTCTTTACAACATGTAAATGTTTTAATTCTAGACGGTGGAGACAATGTAATGAGAATCATTCTGTTTTATTTGTTATTTGCAAATACGACAGCATTTTTTTCATTGGATCGTTATAGGAGAAAAGAGAAAATACCTAGTAGCATCACGGCAACCCCGATATCCAATAGCTTTCATAATTTAGCTATTCTTGCCTCCATTATACAAGTTTCCTTTATGTACTTAACTTCTGGTATGCATAAAATCATGGGAGAGGTATGGCAAAATGGGACAGCGCTTTACTATATCTTGCAGGTCGATGAGTATACGCATCCATTTTTCAAGGAATTCATTTTATCATCTAACATTCTCTTGCTAATTGGCGCATATGGAGCTATTTTTGCACAAATAACCTACCCATTTTTATTATTTAACCGTTATACCAAATATATTGCCATTTTTAATATTATCGCTATGCACGTCGGAATTGCCATTGTCATGGGTTTGTTTACTTTTTCTGCTACAATGATCTCCATACAACTGCTTTTACTAAAAGATAAAGAGTATGCTTGGGCATATGCTATCATCAAAAATCTATCATCCAAGTGGAAACTAAGAAAGGGGAGAAAGTATGAGGCTGAGCATGTTGAACAGGCCTAA
- a CDS encoding DUF5819 family protein produces the protein MLKKVIILFSAFLFFIHFMFTAIYLAPFNPVKAKYGFIVNAYMEPLFSQNWKLFAPNPASSNNQFLVRAQFSNGETTEWTNLTSFMIEKNYKNRFTPYNRLVRIQRGAFMSLYQKDDVTRKLSQEVEERNLNKEEYDYILDNEMTKEQEENGINILNRYAQSYVSSLYPEKDISRTQIVIRETKATPFSEQNNPKFENERTIHEFDWKEFETVSSVF, from the coding sequence ATGTTAAAAAAAGTAATCATTCTATTTTCGGCTTTTTTGTTTTTTATACATTTTATGTTTACCGCTATTTATTTAGCTCCTTTTAATCCAGTAAAAGCCAAATATGGGTTTATTGTAAATGCCTATATGGAGCCTTTATTTTCACAAAACTGGAAATTATTCGCACCAAATCCAGCAAGTTCAAATAACCAATTTCTAGTTCGTGCACAATTTTCCAATGGCGAAACAACAGAATGGACCAATTTAACATCATTTATGATTGAAAAAAACTATAAAAATCGCTTTACTCCTTATAATCGTTTAGTGCGCATCCAACGAGGCGCATTTATGTCCCTGTATCAAAAAGATGATGTAACACGGAAACTATCCCAAGAAGTAGAAGAAAGAAATTTAAATAAAGAGGAGTATGATTATATTCTAGACAATGAAATGACAAAGGAGCAAGAAGAGAATGGGATAAATATATTAAACCGGTATGCTCAATCTTATGTAAGCAGTTTATATCCTGAAAAAGATATCTCACGCACACAAATTGTCATAAGAGAAACAAAAGCCACACCTTTTTCCGAACAAAACAATCCAAAATTTGAAAACGAAAGAACTATTCATGAATTTGATTGGAAGGAATTTGAAACAGTTTCTTCTGTGTTTTAA